CAACATAAGCCTGACAGCTCTTGGTTGCCACATGCTCGAACAATTGTAACCCCCATCCTTTTTTCACTAATTATTAGATTAAACCGTAAGCTTGATCTACTTCTTGAACAAATATTATTCCTGCACCTTCTTTTTCGATATCTAATTTATCTCTAATAGAATTGACAACTGTCTCTGTTAATTCTTTCTTCACTATTATTAAGACTACGTCTTTTTCAGGTTCAATCTCCATAGAAAATATTTTTTCTATCTCATATTCACTAGCGCCTCTCGCATTAATAATTGTGCCACCTTTTGCCCCCGCTTCATTTGCTACTTCTACTACAAATTCTGCCTTTCCTTTATCAACAACAACAAATATTACATCATACATAGTATTTTTGGCACCTCCATTTGTCTTTACTTCTGCTGAAACGTATTTTTTATCTTTACTTTGTAAATCATAAAAATCTTTAATTGGAACAGTGAATAGTATACCCTTATTTGGTTTGTCAATATGAAAGATATCAACTATTTTAGGAACTATTTCTTTTATTTTTGAGCTTTCACAAACCATGAGTATTATTTCTTTTCTTACATCAGTTATACCTAAGAATTCTAAAATAGGACTTTTTACTGTTCCTTTTCCAAGAATGATTATTCCTCTTTTTATTCCAAGTTCTCGGGCGTATTTATAAACCTTACTTCCCATTCCAAAATTCAAGATTACATATATTAGTTCATAACTTTTTGTATTATTGTTCATCTTTTTGAGTTCCTCCTTTGGAGCTTTTGACTTTGAAAATTAGTCCAAATATTAGTAACGTTAGGACTGGCATTAAAGCAATTATTGAGATAGTTCCAAACCCATCAACTAAAGCATTTGATCCTTCTACAACCCCTGCAGCGCCTTGTGCAAAAGCTAAAATAAAAGTAGCGGCCATAAGTCCCGTTGCCACGCCTCCAGAATCAAACGCAATTCCTACAAACAAGTTAGGTACAAAGTAACTTAGTATTACCGCCAGGGCATATCCTGGTAATAAATAATACCACAATTTAAAGCCAGGTACAATAGTTCTAATCAAAGAAAGTGCAACTGCAAATCCTACACCAATAGAAAAAGCTGATATAATAAGTGAACCTTTTATATAACCGCTAGTTACTTCTTCTATTTGTTTCGAAATTACATAAACAGATGGTTCAGCAAGAATTGCGACTGCGCCTAAAATGAATCCAAAGAGTATCACAACGATTTTATTCTCGAAGGAAGTAAGCGCACCTCCGATTGTGATACCTACATCCATAAATCCTCCGTTAGCACCTGTTAGAAATAATACTGCACCTATGAATGTATGAACAAAACCTTTTATTATATTTAAAAAAGAATTTTTGGATAATTTGAAGGAGATAACTTGAAAAACTAAGAATATTATTACTATTGGTAACAAAGCTAACAACGTTTCAAGCATGATTGATGGAACCAGTTTAAAAAAACTGCCTACAATAGAACTGGAAGTAATGCTATTACTGGTGTAATGATTGATAGTATTTGACAAATCTGTGTTTCGTACGAAAATACTCATAATAAGCAAGGCGATAACTGCACCGCTTGTTGTAATACCAACTAAGCCAAAACTATCTTCTTCAGATTCTTTCCCCACCCTTCTTGAAAACAGTCCAATGGCAAGTGATGAAATAAAAGGTACAGTTAGGACTCCTGTTGTAGCCCCGGGAGCGTCAAAAGAAATAGAAATAAATTCAGGAGGAGCAATCAATGCAAGTACCAGTATTATAGAATAAATAATAGTCAAGCACAGCCTTAGAGGGATATTAAACATAGGTCTAATAACACCTAACGTAATTAAAGTACCAACTCCAATTGAAACTGAAATGATGATAAGTGATTTTGAAATTGCCCCTGCAGTAACATAATCTATTTGACCTGATACAATATGTAAAACAGGTTCAACTACCGAGATACTGAATCCAAATAATAAGCATATTAATATGATTTTCCATATACTGTTTGTGCCTAAGATGGTTGAGCCAAGCATATCTCCCATCGGAATAATTGCTATATCTACTCCAATTAGAAAAATAAATAGGCCAAAAATAATCAAAACAACTCCAATTAGGAATTTAATTAAGGATGTTGTACCTAAAGGAACAATTGTAAAATTCAGGATCAACACGATAATAGTAATGGGAATTACAGAGAATATGGCTTCCCTGAACTTTTTAATTAGTACATTCAATATA
This genomic interval from Petrotoga sp. 9PWA.NaAc.5.4 contains the following:
- a CDS encoding DUF1538 domain-containing protein; this translates as MNVLIKKFREAIFSVIPITIIVLILNFTIVPLGTTSLIKFLIGVVLIIFGLFIFLIGVDIAIIPMGDMLGSTILGTNSIWKIILICLLFGFSISVVEPVLHIVSGQIDYVTAGAISKSLIIISVSIGVGTLITLGVIRPMFNIPLRLCLTIIYSIILVLALIAPPEFISISFDAPGATTGVLTVPFISSLAIGLFSRRVGKESEEDSFGLVGITTSGAVIALLIMSIFVRNTDLSNTINHYTSNSITSSSIVGSFFKLVPSIMLETLLALLPIVIIFLVFQVISFKLSKNSFLNIIKGFVHTFIGAVLFLTGANGGFMDVGITIGGALTSFENKIVVILFGFILGAVAILAEPSVYVISKQIEEVTSGYIKGSLIISAFSIGVGFAVALSLIRTIVPGFKLWYYLLPGYALAVILSYFVPNLFVGIAFDSGGVATGLMAATFILAFAQGAAGVVEGSNALVDGFGTISIIALMPVLTLLIFGLIFKVKSSKGGTQKDEQ
- a CDS encoding P-II family nitrogen regulator, coding for MNNNTKSYELIYVILNFGMGSKVYKYARELGIKRGIIILGKGTVKSPILEFLGITDVRKEIILMVCESSKIKEIVPKIVDIFHIDKPNKGILFTVPIKDFYDLQSKDKKYVSAEVKTNGGAKNTMYDVIFVVVDKGKAEFVVEVANEAGAKGGTIINARGASEYEIEKIFSMEIEPEKDVVLIIVKKELTETVVNSIRDKLDIEKEGAGIIFVQEVDQAYGLI